One segment of Methanolinea mesophila DNA contains the following:
- the rnhC gene encoding ribonuclease HIII gives MEQELNQFFENIKKNFETKYFKISNIKRIEYGLQFFVSSQNWSELVRIYQNKKGDLKIDLSQIKNKEHYGIIDGIVNDNIHFNHFNDELNDKLGYPIIGTDESGKGDYFGPLVAAGVLVEEDTANDLISVGVKDSKLLNDSSVMRISLKIQEICKGKFAIIEISPEKYNDLYEQFRREDKNLNALLAWGHAKAIEEILILNKCSRAVSDQFADEKYILSKLQERGKLIELIQMPKAEKNIAVAAASILARDRYLEKLKKLSNEFKINLPKGASHNVIDVGKTFIEHYGEEKLRKVAKLHFKTTKEIMGKQQDKNE, from the coding sequence TTGGAACAAGAATTAAATCAATTCTTCGAGAATATAAAGAAAAATTTTGAAACAAAATATTTCAAAATATCTAATATTAAAAGAATTGAGTATGGATTACAATTTTTCGTTTCATCTCAGAATTGGTCTGAATTAGTAAGAATATACCAAAATAAAAAAGGAGATTTGAAAATCGACCTTTCGCAAATTAAGAATAAAGAACATTACGGAATTATTGATGGGATCGTAAACGATAACATCCATTTTAATCATTTTAACGATGAATTAAATGATAAATTAGGATATCCCATTATAGGAACCGATGAATCTGGAAAAGGAGATTATTTTGGCCCCCTGGTCGCTGCAGGAGTACTAGTAGAAGAGGATACAGCCAATGATTTGATATCAGTGGGAGTTAAAGATAGCAAACTTTTAAACGATTCATCGGTTATGAGAATTTCATTGAAAATTCAAGAAATATGCAAAGGAAAATTTGCGATTATTGAAATTTCACCAGAAAAATATAACGATTTATATGAGCAATTTCGACGAGAGGATAAAAATTTAAATGCCCTTTTGGCTTGGGGCCATGCAAAAGCCATAGAAGAGATTTTAATTTTAAATAAATGCAGTCGAGCAGTTTCAGATCAATTTGCCGATGAGAAATACATTCTCAGCAAACTCCAAGAGAGAGGAAAATTAATTGAATTGATTCAAATGCCAAAAGCAGAGAAGAATATCGCTGTCGCTGCTGCTTCAATCCTCGCCAGAGATAGATATCTTGAAAAATTAAAAAAACTATCAAATGAATTTAAAATTAATTTGCCCAAGGGAGCCTCACATAATGTAATTGATGTAGGAAAAACTTTTATTGAACATTATGGTGAGGAAAAGCTAAGGAAAGTTGCAAAATTACATTTTAAAACGACTAAGGAAATCATGGGAAAGCAGCAAGATAAAAATGAATGA
- a CDS encoding type II toxin-antitoxin system RnlA family toxin: MATDNSTQIKIVAIIELICKERKYQCQKENRTLFTRIIVGNLTEKINVDIYNTGSITIGGKESNLKKEFIEIKKQIIEDPAKFMKHENLVKSCATSYNLVSNDFKRIIREIISAYEGLIELVDNPNTNITYRASIIKNKSKITITQYNSGTLLLQGKNDSLFDDICSIIEKTANPGANEIISRFISDDEDKLREVALKVTPQLIIEAEVRVRSFIGDAYDFLDNYDQKYLIASECLRIVEVPLPEYSPIVMPAAKAFEGFVKKIMISIGLVTPTFFQQSGATFSALSDKNNSMRKSICNKEHHVDQMMTRMKSDLDVYRNFMMHSDSGQITKVDTLAEANKSVNSILHEIERIFNYFNGEFQFYP; the protein is encoded by the coding sequence ATGGCTACTGATAATTCTACGCAAATAAAAATAGTAGCAATAATTGAATTGATCTGTAAAGAAAGAAAATATCAATGCCAAAAAGAAAATCGGACCTTATTTACACGAATAATTGTTGGAAATCTAACAGAAAAAATTAATGTTGATATATATAATACAGGTAGTATTACAATTGGAGGAAAGGAGAGTAATCTAAAAAAAGAATTTATTGAAATAAAAAAACAAATTATCGAAGATCCTGCAAAGTTCATGAAACATGAAAATCTAGTAAAATCATGTGCGACATCGTATAATCTAGTAAGTAATGATTTTAAAAGAATAATCAGAGAAATTATAAGTGCATATGAGGGGCTAATAGAGTTAGTTGACAATCCAAACACAAATATCACCTATAGGGCATCAATTATTAAAAATAAATCAAAAATTACAATAACTCAATATAATTCGGGAACATTATTATTACAGGGGAAAAATGATTCGTTGTTTGATGATATTTGTTCAATAATTGAAAAAACTGCCAATCCTGGCGCTAATGAAATTATATCTCGTTTTATTTCTGATGACGAAGATAAATTAAGAGAAGTCGCTCTTAAGGTGACTCCACAACTGATTATAGAGGCGGAGGTTCGGGTTCGTTCATTTATTGGGGATGCTTATGATTTTTTGGATAATTACGATCAAAAATATTTAATTGCATCAGAATGCCTGCGGATTGTAGAAGTTCCACTACCTGAATATTCTCCTATAGTTATGCCTGCTGCCAAAGCATTCGAAGGTTTCGTTAAAAAAATAATGATTTCAATAGGATTAGTAACTCCTACTTTTTTTCAGCAGTCAGGTGCAACTTTTTCGGCATTATCCGATAAAAACAACTCGATGAGGAAGTCAATATGCAATAAAGAACATCATGTTGATCAAATGATGACTAGGATGAAATCAGACCTTGATGTATATAGAAATTTCATGATGCATTCCGATAGCGGGCAGATTACAAAAGTAGACACATTAGCGGAAGCTAATAAATCAGTGAATTCAATTTTACATGAAATTGAAAGAATTTTTAATTATTTTAATGGAGAATTCCAATTTTATCCTTAG